From the genome of Synchiropus splendidus isolate RoL2022-P1 chromosome 17, RoL_Sspl_1.0, whole genome shotgun sequence, one region includes:
- the zgc:165604 gene encoding immunoglobulin superfamily member 11: MDLSGAGLLWSLGVCLSLLETAALSVTMRDTSLEAVRGDSVVLPCSFFTSSPLFRLNVIWTVAPLSSPETPMQVIVYDHGEVIEDSSLTGRVAFTGIPWSADIVLNDTRVSDAGVYRCMVNNPPETADPGIGELELSVLAPPSLPVCHWDGDIDEGGSVTLSCSVAEGVPTPEIHWDKLNPEEISLPINMEDDSSGSVQISNVSSQTSGLYRCSATNLLGTENCYMNLSIFKAPDSSSGILQAVLVTLTMSALLLALLVLVLWLHRTGQTGRRREVKEEDESYNEINYSPSLMKRSFV; this comes from the exons ATGGATCTCTCTGGAGCAGGTCTGCTCTGGAGCCTGGGAGTGTGTCTGAGCCTTCTGGAGACGG CGGCTCTCAGCGTGACCATGAGGGACACCAGTCTGGAGGCTGTCCGGGGGGACTCCGTGGTCCTGCcctgctctttcttcacctccagTCCTCTCTTCAGACTCAACGTCATCTGGACTGTGGCCCCTTTGAGCAGCCCGGAgacccccatgcag GTGATCGTGTACGACCACGGAGAGGTGATCGAGGACTCCTCCCTCACGGGCCGGGTGGCCTTCACAG GAATCCCCTGGAGCGCAGACATCGTCCTGAATGACACCCGAGTGTCTGACGCTGGTGTCTACCGCTGCATGGTCAACAACCCCCCGGAAACTGCCGATCCAGGGATCGGAGAGCTGGAGCTCAGCGTGCTGG ctCCACCCTCCCTGCCTGTGTGCCACTGGGATGGAGATATTGATGAGGGTGGAAGCGTCACACTGTCCTGCTCGGTGGCTGAGGGCGTCCCCACGCCAGAGATCCACTGGGACAAGCTCAACCCAGAAGAGATCTCGCTCCCCATCAACATGGAAG ATGACTCATCCGGTTCTGTCCAAATATCCAATGTTTCGTCTCAAACGTCGGGTTTGTACCGCTGCTCTGCCACAAACCTGCTGGGAACAGAGAACTGCTACATGAACCTGTCCATTTTCAAAG CTCCCGACAGTTCCTCTGGGATCCTGCAGGCGGTGCTGGTGACCCTCACAATGAGCGCGCTGCTCCTGGCgctgctggttctggttctgtggCTCCACCGAACCGGGCAGACGGGCCGACGGAGGGAGGTGAAAGAAGAGGATGAGAGTTATAACGAGATCAACTACTCTCCGTCTTTGATGAAACGCTCGTTCGTTTGA